The following is a genomic window from bacterium.
TATCGCCAATCAGCGCTCAGGATGAGGTTTTTCAGGAGCATCAGTTGAAAACCCAATTTCAGCGTGTTTTTCGGTCGATAGGGTAGTTTTTCGTCGCGTTCCACATCCCGGGCATCGCTTAGTAGATAGTTAGCCACCACCTCGAGCCGCTTTACTTTGACTTTGAGGTTCACCTCAAGTCCATATACACGGGTTTTGCGCAGGTTGCAGAACTGGACTATTGTCCCCGCAATAGGAATCGGCTCAATCATGTCCGAAAAGCGATTGTAGAAAAGCGCAATGTCACCGTAGAAATTTTTCGTAATGTAGTTTGCACCGATCTCCGTGGTGTAACCTCGTTCTGGTTTAAGCGATGGATTCGGTATCACCCTCAGTATTCCGCCGGCACTCGTGCTCGTGAATAGCTCAGCCATGGTCGGTATTCTGAAACCAGATGACAGACTCGCTCTAAGGAAACTTCTATCGCTTATTTTGTAGGTCGCTGCTATTTGTGGACTTAATCCAGCGAATGTCCCGGAGGTTGCCGAGTCAACCATGAAGGCATCGAATCTAAAAGCACCACGAAGCGTCAGAGGATGGAATCGTTTGAGTTCGTCAGCGACAAACACCGCGCCGCCAAAGCCATAGTGTCTGCCAAATGTTATGGCATCAACGGCTGAATAGGTTATCGTTCCACCGCTTGAGAGATAATGCTCCCCGAAAAACTTGTTCAGCTGAAAGTCGAGACTCGTTGAGTTGCTTCTCGAGCTTTCCGTTTCGTGTTCGCCCGTCACGGTATTGTAAATACGGCTTTCCCAGTTATTGAAGTTGTTCGAGAGAGTGAGCTTGTACACTCCCGCAAGTAGTTTTGTGTGCCCGCTCAGCGACGCTGACGCGTAAATTTTTGAAGACCAAACCCTGTCGCTTTCTCTTCCTGGTTGAGTTCGGAGTGCTTCGCTTTGGCTTTTCCACTCGAAGTAGCCGGCACGGTCCTCGTAGGCAAGGTCAACGAACATCGAAAATCTTGAACTTTTAAGGATTTCTGATTCTACTTTTGCGAAGATTTTCCCTCGCTTGAAATCGTCGTTTTCGCGGTAACCATCTGAGGCAGAGTACGAAGCGGAAGCAAGGTAACCTATACTGCCGCTTTTTCGGCTGTATGTGAGGCTTAATGTGCCAAATTTAAGAGCTTTCTCCGTCCATATCCACTGTTTCCAGTATGGTTTGTCGTAAATGCCTAATTTGGCGGTTACGGTCAGGTCCTGCTTTTCCGGGGTTTGAGTTATGATGTTTAACACGCCCGCCACCGCGCCCGAACCATACATCGTTGACCCTGCGCCTTTCACGAGTTCGACCTGCTTTACTGCGGATATAGGTAGTGCATCCCATTTTATCTCTCCAGTATCGCCCGAAAGCACAGGAACCCCATCTATCATTACTATAACTCTACTGCCTACGCCGTACGCAAAACCGGTAACATTTCTTACCGAAATCTGATGCGATGTCACCGAGACCCCGGGAAGGTATCTTACAGCGTCCTCAAGAGAGCTTACCGAATGAACCTTTAAGGCATCACTCGATTCAACCGAAACGGATATCGGCGCCTCAAGAAGCTTCTGTTTAGTCCGCGACGCAGTAACTATTACTGGTGAGGCTTTTATCGCCTCTTTCTTAAGGACAAAGTTTATGTGCGTATCTTTGAACACGGTAACGGTGGTATCCTTGGTTTCGTATCCCACGGCTGAGATAACAAGTTTGTTGGTTCCCATGGGAATAGTTAGGGAGTACTTACCATCTATGTTAGTGGCGGTTCCTATGGGCTTTTTGGGGATATAAATGTTTACGCCCACGATGGGGTTTCCGTCGGTGTCCGTTACTTTTCCGCTTATAGTAACCTTGCCCTGCTGGGAAAATGCTAACGATAAAATAACCGCTAATGTCAAAAAAATGGCTCTCATTTCAGTTTATAACCAGCTGTTCGGCTTTGTTGAAAAATTTTTTGTAAATGAATGACGCCAAAATCCATGCTGCCACAAACGGCGCGCAGATTATTATGTACATTATTATAATCTGGAATTTTACCGCTTTTATCGGCGATGCACCTGCAAGAATCATACCTGTCATGGCGCCAGGAAGGTGTATTATTCCTGACACTTTGACCCTATCGAGCCTCGGTGCAAGAGCAAGCCTTAATGTCTGTTTGCGAAGGTTAGCTGTGGCAGCTTTAGGGGACATGCCAAGAGCCAGCGCCGCCTCAACTTTATTGCGGTTCTCTTTTATGCCCTGCTTGAATCTCATAGCGGAAACTATCATGGTGTTCATTATGTTGCCAACGGCTATTCCAGAAACTGGTATTAGGTAAACGGGATTTGCCGATATTATGCCCATTCCTACTGTTATTATTATGACGAAAATCGTTGCCACGAGCATCGAGAAGAAAATAGGTGGTAGTGGTTTTCTTATCCCTTTCGCGCGGCGTGTAGCCTCAAGAGAACCGGCGAAAACCATAAGAATAATCATTAATGTCGTGAAAATAGGTTTGTTAGCAGCGAAAACGAACTTCAGTACATAACCTATTAACATCAGTTGTACGAATGCTCGCACGGCGGCTTCTATGGTATCCCGTTCGAGGCGTAACCGCTCAAGGCTTGATATTATTATTGCGACGACAATAAATATTCCGGATAGTAAAACATCGGTAAAGGTTATCACTCTTGCCTCCAGTTTTTGATGTTCTTGATAATATTGTCCTGCCAAATTTTATTCGCAAGTTTTTGATTGTTGTCAGATAACTCAATTTTTATGTGATAATTTGAAATAAGATGCACTTTTAAGTTACAGAATTCACTTGCTAAAGTTAGGTTTTAAACCTAAAATTTGCACAATATGGCATTGTTGAGTCTCGA
Proteins encoded in this region:
- a CDS encoding TonB-dependent receptor, whose amino-acid sequence is MRAIFLTLAVILSLAFSQQGKVTISGKVTDTDGNPIVGVNIYIPKKPIGTATNIDGKYSLTIPMGTNKLVISAVGYETKDTTVTVFKDTHINFVLKKEAIKASPVIVTASRTKQKLLEAPISVSVESSDALKVHSVSSLEDAVRYLPGVSVTSHQISVRNVTGFAYGVGSRVIVMIDGVPVLSGDTGEIKWDALPISAVKQVELVKGAGSTMYGSGAVAGVLNIITQTPEKQDLTVTAKLGIYDKPYWKQWIWTEKALKFGTLSLTYSRKSGSIGYLASASYSASDGYRENDDFKRGKIFAKVESEILKSSRFSMFVDLAYEDRAGYFEWKSQSEALRTQPGRESDRVWSSKIYASASLSGHTKLLAGVYKLTLSNNFNNWESRIYNTVTGEHETESSRSNSTSLDFQLNKFFGEHYLSSGGTITYSAVDAITFGRHYGFGGAVFVADELKRFHPLTLRGAFRFDAFMVDSATSGTFAGLSPQIAATYKISDRSFLRASLSSGFRIPTMAELFTSTSAGGILRVIPNPSLKPERGYTTEIGANYITKNFYGDIALFYNRFSDMIEPIPIAGTIVQFCNLRKTRVYGLEVNLKVKVKRLEVVANYLLSDARDVERDEKLPYRPKNTLKLGFQLMLLKNLILSADWRYKSKFEYGYYKADPKVETKVLDIEARYKLPRATVSFRVNNALNYNYVEIERNLAPIRHFILSLELKPLK
- the fetB gene encoding iron export ABC transporter permease subunit FetB, which codes for MITFTDVLLSGIFIVVAIIISSLERLRLERDTIEAAVRAFVQLMLIGYVLKFVFAANKPIFTTLMIILMVFAGSLEATRRAKGIRKPLPPIFFSMLVATIFVIIITVGMGIISANPVYLIPVSGIAVGNIMNTMIVSAMRFKQGIKENRNKVEAALALGMSPKAATANLRKQTLRLALAPRLDRVKVSGIIHLPGAMTGMILAGASPIKAVKFQIIIMYIIICAPFVAAWILASFIYKKFFNKAEQLVIN